GCGGCGAACGCCTTGCTGAGGAAGGCGCGATAGGCCGGCAAGTCAGCGGCCGCGAGACTCTGACGCAATGTCTGGAGCCGGCCGTCCAAGCTGGCGAGGACATCCCAGCGTGCGGTCGGCGCGAGCACGCGGATCAACGCGAACAGATCCGCCGCTTTCGCGTCGCCGGCGCGCAGCGCCGCGAAAAGATTGCCGAGCAAGGTGATCTGGTCCGCCGCATCCATTTTCGGCGCGTCGGCGATCAGGCCTGCCCAGGCCTCGCGCGTCAGTGCAAAACGGTAGTAGCCCGCCCCATCCGCATTCGGCAGCGGCGCGCAGATCCCGGCAAGCGGCAGCGCAAAGCGGGCCCCTTCCCCCATGCGGCAGCTGCGTGTCGTGCCGTCCAGGATGCAGACCGGAACATGCCAACTGCGCTGCGGCGCCGCGAACCCGATCGCGGAATACATCCCTTGCGACACGTTCAGCCCCGCCGGAGGCGTGCAGCCGAAAGCGACATGCAGATAGGGCACGCCTGAACGATCGATGAAGTCGTCGAACGCCTGCACCAGTTCGGGATGCTTCGTCGCGGCAGCGATCGTGGCGATGAACTCATGCGCCGTCGCATTGCCGCGCGCGAATTTCACCAGATAGGCGTGGATACCACGCTGCCATGCATCGGGTCCGACATAGTTCTCGAACATCCGCAGCACCGACGCGCCCTTGTCATAAGTGATAGCGTCGAACGCGTTCCCGAGATCGTCGACATTGGCGATCGGCTGATGGATCTGCCGTGCGGACGGCAGCTCGTCGAGGTCCATGACGTCCAGGCCGTTGCGCAGCGTGTCGGTCTCGAAGCCGAATTCCGGAAGCACCGCCGCGGAAGCCTTGTACTCCGCCCAATCCGCAAAGCTTTCATTGAGCCAGATGTCGTCCCACCACGCCGGCGTAACGAGATCGCCGAACCATTGATGCGCCAGTTCGTGCGCCTGCACCGTCAGGCTGCCACGTTTCTGTTCCAGCGGCGCGCCGGCGTCGATCAGCAGAAGGCGCTCGCGGAAGGTCACCGCGCCGGCGTTCTCCATCGCGCCGGCCGCGAAGTCCGGCACGGCGAGCACATCGAGCTTCTGGAAGGGATAGGCGACCCCGAAATAGTTCTCGAGCGCGCCGACGATCTTGGGCGTCAGTGCGAGCGCATAGGCGATGCGTCCGCCATTGCCCCGTGCCGTGACGCCGCGGATGTGCAGCGGCCGGGAACGGTATCTGTTCGGCGGCGCCCAGCCGCCGTCCACCACGTCGAGCGGCCCGACCGCCAGCGCGACCAGATAGGTGGGCAGGGGCTTGGTCGCCTCGAACACGGTATCGATCATGCCGTGCGCCGACGGTACGGCCGAGACGACATTGGTGTTGCCGATGATCGTCAGCCCCCTGGGAGCGATCACCGTCACCGCGAAGGGCGTCTTGAAGCCCGGCTCGTCGAAGGACGGAAAGGCACGCCGGGCGTCGGTCGACTCGAACTGCGTGAAGACATAGGAATCGCCGCGATCGACGACTTTGTAGAGCCCGGCCAGCGAATGACCATAGGGCGCGTCATAGTCGAAGATCAGAGTCGCCTCCCCTGCCGGAACCGGATCGACGAAGATCAGCCGCGCCACGCCGGAGCGATCGACCTGGTCGTAATGCGCCGCGAAGCTCTGCCCCGATTTCAGCCGGACCGTCACGCCAGACATATTCAGGTCGAGACCGTGCAAGAACAGCGAACGCTGGCTCCGGAGGAAGTGGACGTCGATCTCGACATGACCGCCGAAGCGGTCGGCGCTCGGATCGATGCGCAGCGCAATCCGATAGCGCTCGGGAATGGCTACGCGCGGCAGTTTGCCAAGCGGAATTGTTTCACCGGCCAATGAAGGCCCGTTGCGATGCGCCGCGGCTTTCGGCGCCGGCTTGCCGCAACCGGCAAGACACAGTGTTGCAGCAAGGACCGCAAACGCGGCGAGCCGCGTCATCTTGTGCATCGCATTCAAAGGCAAACGCTCCATGCAAACGGCCGAAACGGGAACAAAACGCGGCATTGAAAGTTTTCCGTCACGCCCTGTCCAGTGTGGCGTGATTCTGCCCTATTCTGTTCAGGCACGGTTCATGCCCGAAGGGCAAACTGCATTTTGACAAAGCGGATTTCGCCCGAAGACCGGGTATGACCGCCCAATGAGGAGAGCGCAATGTTGAAGAAAACCGGATTGATTGCGGGTGCCGCCATGCTGGCTTTGTGTGCGGGTACGAGCGGAGCCTGGGCCGACGATTGCAATGGCCATGGCCATGCCGGCGGGACGGTGCTTGGCGCCATCGCAGGTGGCCTGATCGGCGGCGCGGTGAGCCACGGCAATGGCGGCGCCGTGGTGGGCGGCGCGATCCTCGGCGGCTTCGCGGGCAATGCGATCAGCCGCGATGTCGATTGCGAAGACCGCGACTACGCGGCACGCGCCTATCACGACAGCTTCTATGGCGATGTCGGCGAACGCTATGAGTGGCACGGCCGCGACCGCGGCTACATCGTGACCACGCGCGAATATCGTCGCCACGGCCACCTCTGCCGCGACTTCACCCAGGTGGTCTATCGCCATGGCCGTGAATTCGACCGCGACGGCACGGCCTGTTTCCGTCATGGCGAATGGCAATTCGAGGATTGAGCCTCTGACGGCTTGAACCGCGGACCCCGCGCCCTCACCGGCGCGGGGTTTTGCTTTCATTTGCCCTTCCACTGCGGCGCACGCTTCTCCGCGAACGCCTTCGGTCCTTCGCGCAGGTCTTCGCTGCGATACATCGCGGCGATCGCGGGATAGCCGTTCTGGTTCTTCAGCGCATCGGCGACGGAGGCCTCATCGAGGCCGCGATACACCGCCTGCTTCGAGGCGCGCACCGACATCGGCGAAAGCTCCATGATCTGCTGCGCCAGCGCCTTGGCGCGCGGCATGAGTTCGGCCGCCGGCACGACCTCATTGACGAAGCCGAGCTCCTTGCCTTCCGCCGCGCCGACGCGGCGGCCGGTGAGGATCATGCCCAGCGCGCGCTTGGTCCCGATCTCGCGCGGCAGCCGGTGCAGGCCGCCTGCCAGCGCGGCGAGGCCGACCCGCGGCTCGGGCAATGCGAACACCGCCGCCTCCGATGCCAGGATGATGTCGCAAGCGAGCGCGATCTCGAACCCGCCGCCCATCGCGATGCCATTGACCGCCGCGATCAGCGGCTTGTCGAGATCGAAGCGGGATACCAGACCGGCGAAGCCGCTCGCGTGCCGCGGCAGGATGCTCGCCGCGGAGCCGCCACCCGCTGCGGTCACCTTGAGGTCGTTGCCGGCGGAGAAGGCTCGCTCCCCCGCGCCGGTCACGATCGCGACCCATTGCTCGGGATCGGCCGCGAAATCGTCGAACACCTGGCCGAGCTCGGCATGGGCGGGGGCATGCAGCGCATTCATCACCTCGGGCCGGTTGAGGGTGACGATGGTCAACCGCCCTTCCCGCTCCACCTTGCAGAATTCGTATGTCGTCATGGCGTTTTCCCTGTTTTCCCGCGCAAGTCTCCGCCGAGGCAGGCACTCCCGGCAAGGCTTAGGTAACTATTTAACTCTAGGTTTCGGCAGCGGCGTAAGCTTCTCCGGATATGACCGACACCTGGACCATCAGCGTTTCGGGCCACACCTATGGCCCCTATTCGTTGCAGCAGATGCAGTCC
The nucleotide sequence above comes from Rhizomicrobium sp.. Encoded proteins:
- a CDS encoding M1 family metallopeptidase, whose amino-acid sequence is MTRLAAFAVLAATLCLAGCGKPAPKAAAHRNGPSLAGETIPLGKLPRVAIPERYRIALRIDPSADRFGGHVEIDVHFLRSQRSLFLHGLDLNMSGVTVRLKSGQSFAAHYDQVDRSGVARLIFVDPVPAGEATLIFDYDAPYGHSLAGLYKVVDRGDSYVFTQFESTDARRAFPSFDEPGFKTPFAVTVIAPRGLTIIGNTNVVSAVPSAHGMIDTVFEATKPLPTYLVALAVGPLDVVDGGWAPPNRYRSRPLHIRGVTARGNGGRIAYALALTPKIVGALENYFGVAYPFQKLDVLAVPDFAAGAMENAGAVTFRERLLLIDAGAPLEQKRGSLTVQAHELAHQWFGDLVTPAWWDDIWLNESFADWAEYKASAAVLPEFGFETDTLRNGLDVMDLDELPSARQIHQPIANVDDLGNAFDAITYDKGASVLRMFENYVGPDAWQRGIHAYLVKFARGNATAHEFIATIAAATKHPELVQAFDDFIDRSGVPYLHVAFGCTPPAGLNVSQGMYSAIGFAAPQRSWHVPVCILDGTTRSCRMGEGARFALPLAGICAPLPNADGAGYYRFALTREAWAGLIADAPKMDAADQITLLGNLFAALRAGDAKAADLFALIRVLAPTARWDVLASLDGRLQTLRQSLAAADLPAYRAFLSKAFAARFALAGTAAKPNEAPSEGLLRQYLATILVSEARDAGVTAALAGPILISAEPGEGRWRTLAPELRAEALRAALRINPASADWLIDTFETTNQEYVRRDIVYAFAGSDDPAVIGKILALAPAKMKIGEIRYLNQYLGAEPAARNVLWGYVKSHFGILAKRLTLSGMARTTGILAGACDAGLRSDADVFFAPRLRMLDGAARLLAHADEKVDRCLAFRKAKGAEVSAALTAAAN
- a CDS encoding glycine zipper domain-containing protein, with translation MLKKTGLIAGAAMLALCAGTSGAWADDCNGHGHAGGTVLGAIAGGLIGGAVSHGNGGAVVGGAILGGFAGNAISRDVDCEDRDYAARAYHDSFYGDVGERYEWHGRDRGYIVTTREYRRHGHLCRDFTQVVYRHGREFDRDGTACFRHGEWQFED
- a CDS encoding enoyl-CoA hydratase-related protein, with translation MTTYEFCKVEREGRLTIVTLNRPEVMNALHAPAHAELGQVFDDFAADPEQWVAIVTGAGERAFSAGNDLKVTAAGGGSAASILPRHASGFAGLVSRFDLDKPLIAAVNGIAMGGGFEIALACDIILASEAAVFALPEPRVGLAALAGGLHRLPREIGTKRALGMILTGRRVGAAEGKELGFVNEVVPAAELMPRAKALAQQIMELSPMSVRASKQAVYRGLDEASVADALKNQNGYPAIAAMYRSEDLREGPKAFAEKRAPQWKGK